In bacterium (Candidatus Blackallbacteria) CG13_big_fil_rev_8_21_14_2_50_49_14, a single genomic region encodes these proteins:
- a CDS encoding AcrB/AcrD/AcrF family protein gives MKTEEKASVWNLPAWSIRHPYLVISFYLAILLACGIALTQVLPRRMMPYIESPILGIVTEAPGLSALEIEQYYSKPIEERMTVIPKVRYIRSSSQEGFSIVSLEFPYGTNMQKALTDVQALMQVVQADLPGTGANRKPSWVVPIDPLNIPVLTVAIRAPDWNAVALREFAENEMVNRLKRLPDIQSVYPYGGKKRQMQIVLDRHKLAAAQLSAPELKAILDRNNLSLSGGRINTPTHETPIRIQNHVSRPEDLLKLPIKGQGEQMLTLADLAEVKDTAREQRSAFHFLKNGQRYEDAVALQIVQNPAASSPKVIAAVEKELKLMQQEYPSLRFETAYDNAHFVNILMENMGEELILGILLTALAVFFFLHGNLQATGIAILTLPISLAFSILVMVPMGMSLNSSTLIGFLVAIGRLVDDAIIDIHAIQKHLRLGKNVREATIDGISEVRLSVAASTLVLIVGLLPLLFCGGIVQIMFEGLVWPIVTGVSISFLVSMTLTAVLADKLLKPEPETPSRHPVYRYGVYPFDRFLNGLEKRYAVWIAWLLKHRFSNLIRVLATLVIGFGFFFFIGGEMMPLADVGQAYGVLETQPGTSFERTEQIVRAFEEILAEYPEIEKASVELGAEPGGTFFTGYAMNRVNGASIMLTFSDKDTRQRSIWQIMDEVQERALATVPGIRRLQIKEMGSDVMASSQAPISILVTGKDLKIIDQLTREVAEIAKKTEGLYQVGTSWTLGVPTWELTPDLRRLQEVGISLKDLGEQLDSLLRGSLSEEDFYLSNQRQDTLQLRLQADQRRSLGDLENLEISTPSGPVPLKSLARLAPSQTPTLIEHDGIRRSNTVLAYYRPGEKPSMDASMEVLMKAMGQLNWPPGYGIEMRGDMTQMMDSFARLFQGLALSLLLIFLILVAQFKGFLQPLQMVFSLPLELSGVFLALFLAHQAFSSVSIMAVIVLTGMDITTAILLIDHILRTRQTGLPRDQAVIQACPERLRPILMTSLITIAVMTRIALAPPTGLDAYSPLATVVIGGLLAGTLLSLWDIPMMHTLVDDLHSRWQRRKS, from the coding sequence GTGAAAACTGAAGAAAAAGCCTCTGTCTGGAATTTACCCGCCTGGTCAATTCGGCACCCTTATTTGGTGATCAGTTTTTATCTGGCGATTCTTTTGGCCTGTGGAATTGCCCTGACCCAGGTTCTGCCCCGCCGCATGATGCCCTATATCGAAAGTCCGATTTTGGGGATTGTGACTGAAGCCCCAGGCTTATCTGCGCTTGAAATCGAACAGTATTACTCCAAACCGATTGAAGAGCGCATGACCGTGATCCCCAAAGTGCGCTATATCCGCTCAAGTTCGCAGGAGGGGTTTTCAATCGTATCCTTGGAGTTTCCCTATGGGACGAATATGCAGAAAGCCCTGACAGATGTACAGGCTTTAATGCAGGTGGTTCAGGCCGATTTACCGGGCACGGGGGCCAATCGCAAGCCCTCTTGGGTCGTTCCGATTGACCCTTTGAATATTCCCGTGTTGACCGTGGCGATACGGGCTCCCGACTGGAATGCCGTTGCACTGCGTGAATTTGCTGAAAATGAAATGGTCAACCGCCTTAAACGCCTCCCCGATATTCAATCGGTTTATCCCTATGGGGGAAAAAAACGCCAGATGCAGATTGTGCTGGACCGCCATAAACTGGCGGCAGCCCAACTCTCTGCCCCTGAATTGAAAGCTATTCTGGATCGCAACAATCTTTCCCTTTCGGGGGGGCGAATCAATACCCCCACCCATGAAACGCCGATTCGCATTCAAAACCATGTTTCGCGCCCAGAAGATCTCTTAAAACTTCCGATCAAAGGGCAAGGCGAGCAAATGCTGACTTTGGCAGATCTGGCAGAGGTCAAAGATACGGCGCGAGAGCAGCGCAGTGCCTTTCATTTCCTTAAAAATGGCCAGCGTTATGAAGATGCAGTGGCCCTTCAGATTGTGCAAAACCCTGCTGCCAGCTCGCCAAAGGTGATTGCAGCGGTTGAAAAAGAACTGAAGCTTATGCAGCAGGAGTATCCCAGTCTGCGTTTTGAAACCGCCTATGACAATGCCCATTTCGTGAATATCCTGATGGAGAATATGGGGGAAGAACTGATCCTTGGGATTCTGCTGACAGCGCTTGCCGTGTTTTTTTTCCTGCATGGCAATTTACAGGCCACAGGCATTGCGATACTCACCCTGCCCATTTCGCTGGCCTTTTCGATTCTGGTGATGGTGCCCATGGGCATGAGTCTGAACAGTTCAACCCTGATCGGATTTTTGGTGGCGATTGGCCGCCTGGTAGACGATGCGATCATTGATATCCATGCCATTCAGAAACACCTGCGCTTGGGCAAAAACGTGCGCGAAGCGACGATTGATGGCATTTCCGAAGTGCGTTTGTCTGTGGCTGCTTCAACCCTGGTTTTGATTGTCGGGCTTTTGCCCCTGCTTTTTTGTGGGGGCATTGTCCAGATCATGTTTGAGGGGCTGGTCTGGCCGATTGTCACCGGGGTCAGTATTTCATTTCTGGTATCCATGACGCTGACAGCGGTTCTTGCCGATAAGCTGCTAAAACCTGAACCCGAGACGCCTTCCCGTCATCCTGTTTATCGCTATGGGGTCTATCCCTTTGACCGTTTTCTGAATGGCTTAGAAAAACGCTATGCTGTTTGGATTGCCTGGTTGCTCAAACACCGTTTTTCCAATCTGATTCGCGTGCTGGCAACACTCGTGATCGGTTTTGGTTTTTTCTTTTTTATCGGCGGTGAAATGATGCCACTGGCAGATGTGGGGCAGGCCTATGGGGTGCTTGAAACCCAGCCAGGAACCTCTTTTGAACGTACTGAGCAAATCGTGCGGGCCTTTGAGGAAATTCTGGCGGAGTATCCTGAAATTGAAAAAGCCTCTGTGGAATTGGGGGCTGAACCGGGAGGCACCTTTTTTACAGGCTATGCCATGAACCGGGTCAATGGCGCGTCAATCATGTTGACCTTCAGCGATAAGGATACGCGCCAGCGCAGTATCTGGCAGATTATGGATGAGGTTCAAGAACGGGCACTCGCGACCGTGCCAGGCATTCGCCGTTTGCAGATCAAAGAAATGGGTTCCGATGTCATGGCCTCTTCTCAGGCCCCGATTTCGATTCTGGTGACAGGCAAAGATTTAAAAATTATCGATCAACTGACCCGTGAAGTGGCTGAAATTGCCAAAAAAACAGAAGGTTTGTACCAGGTGGGAACCTCCTGGACGCTGGGCGTACCGACCTGGGAACTCACCCCCGATTTACGCCGTTTGCAGGAAGTGGGGATCAGTCTCAAAGATTTGGGCGAGCAACTCGACAGTTTGTTGCGCGGCAGTTTGAGCGAAGAAGATTTTTATCTCAGCAATCAAAGGCAGGATACGCTGCAATTGCGTTTGCAAGCCGATCAACGGCGCAGTTTGGGTGACCTTGAAAATCTTGAAATTTCAACCCCTTCTGGCCCGGTACCTTTGAAAAGCCTGGCCCGTCTCGCTCCCAGTCAAACTCCCACGTTGATTGAACATGACGGTATTCGCCGCAGCAATACCGTGCTTGCCTATTACCGACCCGGTGAAAAACCTTCGATGGATGCCTCTATGGAAGTGCTGATGAAAGCCATGGGGCAACTCAACTGGCCTCCGGGCTACGGCATTGAAATGCGTGGCGACATGACCCAGATGATGGACAGTTTTGCCCGTCTCTTTCAGGGCTTGGCGCTTTCGCTGCTCTTGATTTTCTTAATTCTGGTGGCACAGTTTAAAGGCTTTTTGCAGCCATTGCAGATGGTTTTTTCGCTGCCTTTGGAATTGAGTGGTGTTTTTCTTGCGCTTTTTCTGGCCCATCAGGCTTTTTCCTCGGTCTCGATTATGGCGGTGATCGTTTTAACGGGCATGGATATTACCACTGCGATTTTGTTGATTGACCATATTTTGCGCACCCGGCAGACAGGTCTTCCTCGCGATCAGGCGGTTATTCAGGCCTGTCCCGAACGTCTGCGCCCGATTTTGATGACCTCTCTGATTACGATTGCGGTCATGACCCGCATTGCGCTGGCCCCGCCTACAGGGCTGGATGCTTACAGCCCCTTGGCTACCGTTGTGATTGGCGGGCTTTTAGCGGGTACCCTGCTCAGTCTTTGGGATATTCCCATGATGCATACCCTGGTGGATGATTTGCACAGCCGCTGGCAAAGGAGAAAATCATGA
- a CDS encoding copper-translocating P-type ATPase → MSELETMSETQLAIEGMTCASCVLNVEKAILRVPGVVSVEVNLATEKARVMTSQVLDPALLIEAVEDAGFDAQRLNPEKPVPRSEKKDPTFLHFWLAVAFSLPLMLPMLLMPLGIHWMLPGWLQLLLASPVQFWLGARFYRGAYKALKSRTGNMDLLVALGTSAAWGLSLYELLQGKLDHLYFESSAVVITLILLGKHLEARAKRQTTDAIRALESLRPDTARVLRKGVETVIPLAEVRLGDAVLVRPGERIPVDGVILKGESLVDESLITGESMPVARGPEEKLTGGAMNLDGLLEIRTTALGQDTLLSKIIAMVEHAQAVKPPIQRLVDKISAVFVPVVLAIAGLTFGVWLFLGAPFETAMIHAVSVLVIACPCSLGLATPTAIMVGTGLAAQAGILIKDAEALEIAHKATVMAFDKTGTLTEGRPQLTQIAGQAPESEILALAAALQQGSAHPLAEAVRARAEGLDLPQAEQIRTQAGKGLSGQIKGQNWFLGNPAWLEESGFELSSFQTQLESWQAEGLSTSGLACEGQREVFAILGFADLARPSSAQTLAELKRLGIKTVLITGDNAGAAKSLADSLGISTFYAGVLPGQKSEILQALQAQKEVVAMVGDGINDAPALAQADIALAMATGTDVAMQTAGMTLMRGEPLLIPDALDISRRTYAKIRQNLFWAFFYNLLGIPLAALGLLNPMLAGAAMAFSSVSVVSNALLLRRWKPVSRVKPNI, encoded by the coding sequence ATGTCTGAGCTGGAAACGATGTCTGAAACCCAACTTGCGATCGAGGGCATGACCTGTGCTTCCTGTGTCCTCAATGTCGAAAAAGCTATTTTGCGCGTGCCGGGCGTGGTCAGCGTGGAAGTCAATCTGGCGACTGAAAAAGCCCGTGTAATGACCTCGCAGGTGCTCGACCCTGCTCTCTTGATTGAAGCCGTAGAAGACGCAGGCTTTGACGCCCAACGCTTGAACCCTGAAAAGCCGGTTCCCAGAAGCGAAAAAAAAGATCCCACCTTCTTACACTTTTGGCTGGCGGTCGCCTTCAGTCTGCCTTTGATGCTGCCCATGCTGCTGATGCCGCTGGGGATACACTGGATGCTGCCCGGTTGGCTGCAATTGCTTTTGGCCAGCCCTGTGCAATTCTGGTTGGGGGCCCGTTTTTACCGGGGAGCCTATAAAGCGCTCAAATCCCGTACCGGCAATATGGACCTGCTGGTGGCTTTGGGCACCTCCGCCGCCTGGGGCTTGAGCCTGTATGAACTCTTGCAGGGCAAGCTGGATCATCTCTATTTTGAAAGTTCGGCGGTGGTAATTACCCTGATTCTCTTGGGAAAACACCTTGAAGCCCGAGCCAAACGCCAAACTACCGATGCAATTCGGGCGCTTGAGTCTTTGCGACCAGATACCGCACGGGTCTTGCGCAAGGGGGTGGAAACGGTGATTCCTTTGGCCGAAGTGCGTTTGGGAGATGCCGTTTTGGTTCGCCCTGGCGAGCGGATTCCGGTGGATGGCGTGATTCTCAAAGGGGAAAGTCTGGTCGATGAATCTTTGATTACCGGCGAGTCCATGCCTGTGGCCCGTGGCCCTGAAGAGAAGCTGACAGGGGGGGCCATGAATTTAGATGGGCTATTGGAGATCCGAACCACGGCTTTGGGCCAGGATACCCTGCTCTCGAAAATTATTGCCATGGTGGAGCATGCCCAGGCCGTGAAACCGCCGATTCAACGTTTGGTGGATAAAATCAGTGCTGTTTTTGTGCCGGTTGTGCTTGCCATAGCGGGCTTGACCTTTGGGGTCTGGTTGTTTTTGGGAGCTCCCTTTGAAACGGCGATGATCCACGCAGTTTCTGTTTTGGTGATTGCCTGTCCCTGTTCATTGGGCTTGGCAACCCCCACCGCGATCATGGTGGGGACGGGGTTGGCGGCCCAAGCCGGAATTTTGATCAAAGACGCTGAAGCCCTTGAAATCGCCCACAAAGCCACGGTCATGGCCTTTGATAAAACGGGCACCCTGACCGAAGGCCGCCCACAATTGACGCAGATTGCAGGCCAGGCACCTGAATCTGAAATTTTGGCTCTGGCTGCAGCTTTGCAACAGGGCAGCGCCCATCCGCTGGCCGAGGCCGTGCGCGCCAGGGCTGAAGGGTTGGATCTGCCCCAGGCTGAGCAGATTCGCACCCAGGCCGGCAAAGGCTTATCCGGTCAGATCAAGGGCCAGAACTGGTTTTTAGGCAATCCTGCCTGGCTTGAAGAATCTGGTTTTGAGCTTTCCTCTTTTCAGACCCAGTTAGAAAGCTGGCAGGCTGAGGGGTTGAGCACCTCTGGTCTGGCCTGTGAAGGCCAGCGTGAAGTTTTTGCTATTTTGGGCTTTGCCGATTTGGCCCGTCCCAGTTCGGCCCAAACCTTGGCTGAATTGAAGCGTTTGGGCATCAAAACGGTCTTGATTACCGGAGACAATGCCGGAGCGGCGAAAAGTCTGGCTGATAGTCTGGGGATCAGTACGTTTTATGCCGGGGTGCTGCCTGGTCAGAAGTCTGAAATTCTTCAGGCCCTGCAAGCTCAAAAAGAAGTGGTGGCCATGGTGGGCGATGGCATTAACGATGCACCGGCATTGGCCCAGGCCGATATTGCCCTGGCGATGGCAACGGGCACCGATGTGGCGATGCAGACCGCAGGCATGACCCTGATGCGTGGGGAGCCCCTTCTGATTCCCGATGCCTTGGATATTTCACGGCGCACCTATGCCAAAATTCGCCAGAATCTTTTCTGGGCCTTTTTCTATAATCTGCTGGGAATTCCACTTGCCGCCCTCGGGTTGCTCAACCCCATGCTGGCGGGAGCGGCGATGGCTTTCAGCAGTGTGAGTGTGGTCAGCAATGCCTTGCTCCTGCGCCGTTGGAAACCGGTCAGTCGTGTTAAGCCCAATATATAG